The Flavobacteriaceae bacterium 3519-10 genome includes a window with the following:
- a CDS encoding NADH:flavin oxidoreductase/NADH oxidase encodes MLYTPIQFRNLTLKNRWVMSPMCMYSCEDGLANDFHLLHYGSRAQGGTGLIMVEATGVVPEGRITNKCMGIWNDEQAEKLKKVVSIVHENSESKIGIQLAHAGRKGSTWNGKQISVEEGWETVAPSAIPYHQSERIPHELTAEEIKNLVQSFKEAAQRALDAGFDVIEIHAAHGYLIHQFLSPLSNVRTDEYGGSFENRSRFIIEIIDAVNGLLDENHPLFVRISGTEYAKDGWNIKDSVELAKVLKEKGVDLIDVSSGGNIHGAKISLFDGYQVPLAASIKKESGIATGAVGLIKTAKQAEEILQNEQADLIFVAREILRNPYLPVRGSFKNNDNCFFPPQYERAKP; translated from the coding sequence ATGTTATATACACCCATTCAATTCAGAAATCTTACATTAAAGAACCGCTGGGTCATGTCGCCAATGTGCATGTACTCTTGCGAAGACGGTTTGGCAAATGATTTCCATTTACTGCATTATGGAAGCCGCGCGCAGGGTGGCACCGGCCTGATCATGGTGGAAGCGACCGGCGTTGTACCGGAAGGCCGCATCACCAATAAATGCATGGGAATATGGAATGACGAGCAGGCAGAAAAGCTGAAAAAAGTAGTCTCGATCGTGCATGAAAATTCTGAGAGCAAAATCGGCATCCAGCTTGCGCATGCCGGCAGGAAAGGATCTACGTGGAACGGAAAACAAATCTCAGTTGAAGAAGGCTGGGAAACCGTTGCGCCATCAGCGATTCCTTACCACCAAAGCGAAAGAATTCCGCATGAGCTAACGGCAGAAGAAATTAAAAATCTTGTTCAAAGCTTTAAGGAAGCTGCGCAGAGAGCACTTGATGCAGGGTTTGATGTGATTGAAATTCATGCTGCACACGGTTATTTAATTCACCAGTTCCTGTCACCGTTGTCGAATGTGAGAACCGACGAATACGGTGGAAGTTTCGAAAACAGAAGCAGGTTTATAATTGAAATCATTGATGCAGTGAACGGACTTCTCGATGAAAACCATCCGTTATTCGTACGAATCTCAGGAACCGAATATGCGAAAGACGGCTGGAACATTAAAGACAGTGTGGAATTAGCTAAAGTATTAAAGGAAAAAGGTGTCGACCTCATCGATGTTTCAAGTGGTGGAAATATCCACGGCGCGAAGATTTCTTTGTTTGACGGCTACCAGGTTCCTTTAGCGGCGAGCATTAAGAAAGAATCAGGAATTGCAACCGGCGCGGTCGGCTTGATTAAAACCGCAAAACAAGCCGAGGAAATTTTACAGAACGAACAGGCTGACTTAATTTTTGTCGCCCGCGAAATTCTTAGAAATCCTTACCTGCCGGTTCGTGGATCATTTAAAAACAATGACAATTGCTTTTTCCCGCCACAATATGAAAGGGCGAAACCTTAA
- a CDS encoding Catalase, with translation MKVNEQEPFANGANPKIEQLGKYKNSDHGEFMTTDHGVKINDDQNSLLGGERGPSLLEDFIFREKMTHFDHERIPERIVHARGSGAHGYFQLYKPMGKYTKAKFLNDTTIKTPVFVRFSTVQGSRGSTDLPRDIRGFATKFYTQEGNYDLVGNNTPVFFIQDAMKFPDLVHALKPEPDNEIPQAASAHDTFWDFISLMPEAMHNIMWLMSDRAIPRTYRAMEGFGIHTFRFINEEGQSHFVKFHWKPLQGVLGLAWDEAQRLSGKDNDFHRRDLWDAIENGMYPEWELGVQIVPQEDEHKFPFDLLDATKMIPEEMVPVEIIGKMTLNKNPDNFFAETEQIAFHPGHIVPGIDFTNDPLLQGRLFSYTDTQLSRLGGPNFHEIPINRSIPDVTNNQRDGLHRMQIPKGKVSYHPNSMAQGCPFQAMMKEGGFTSFEERIDSRKIRNRSRSFFDHFSQPTLFYNSLTDHEKRHVQNAFSFELGKVKLVPIRQRMVNMLLEVDKELANKVGDHLGLVPERLPQPITDSIPADGKLEDYHSFKAELPISEAPSVSMATKLPQNIKARRIAILTADGVSDEAFTKVKKVLCEMDALVQIIAPRHGFVTTASGDQYPVDDSLLTTASVIFDAVYIPGGDSVKTLMEHAGAIHFVAEAYKHCKPFGADGNGVDLLQKAIPKLTLPADGIVTEGDLDLFTASIILHRFWDREMNPLPA, from the coding sequence ATGAAAGTAAACGAACAGGAGCCATTTGCAAATGGTGCCAACCCCAAAATAGAACAGCTCGGAAAATATAAAAACAGCGATCATGGCGAATTTATGACCACTGATCATGGCGTGAAAATCAATGATGACCAAAACTCTCTGCTTGGCGGCGAGCGTGGACCTTCCCTACTCGAAGATTTTATCTTCAGAGAAAAAATGACGCATTTCGATCATGAACGTATTCCGGAAAGAATTGTTCATGCGCGAGGATCCGGCGCGCACGGCTATTTCCAGCTTTACAAACCGATGGGGAAATACACAAAAGCCAAATTTTTAAATGATACAACAATCAAAACTCCTGTGTTTGTTCGGTTTTCTACAGTTCAGGGAAGCCGCGGTTCGACAGATTTACCGCGCGATATCCGTGGATTTGCAACTAAATTCTACACGCAGGAAGGTAATTATGATTTAGTTGGTAACAATACACCTGTATTTTTTATTCAGGATGCGATGAAATTCCCTGATCTTGTGCATGCACTGAAACCGGAACCCGATAACGAAATTCCACAGGCAGCGTCGGCACACGACACTTTCTGGGATTTTATTTCACTGATGCCGGAAGCGATGCACAATATTATGTGGCTGATGAGCGATCGTGCGATTCCGCGTACTTACCGCGCGATGGAAGGATTCGGAATTCATACCTTCAGATTTATCAATGAAGAAGGACAGTCTCATTTTGTGAAGTTCCATTGGAAACCGCTTCAGGGAGTTTTGGGACTTGCGTGGGATGAAGCGCAGAGGCTTTCCGGAAAAGATAATGATTTTCACCGCAGAGATTTGTGGGATGCCATCGAAAACGGGATGTATCCGGAATGGGAGTTAGGCGTGCAGATCGTGCCACAGGAAGATGAACATAAATTCCCGTTCGACCTTTTGGACGCAACTAAAATGATTCCTGAGGAAATGGTTCCTGTGGAAATTATCGGGAAAATGACGTTAAATAAAAACCCTGATAACTTTTTTGCTGAAACCGAGCAGATTGCGTTCCATCCCGGACATATCGTTCCCGGCATCGATTTCACCAACGATCCGCTGCTTCAGGGACGGTTATTTTCCTATACCGACACGCAACTTTCGCGTCTTGGCGGACCAAATTTCCACGAAATTCCAATCAACCGCTCAATTCCGGATGTAACAAATAATCAGCGCGACGGTCTTCACCGGATGCAGATTCCGAAAGGCAAAGTTTCTTACCATCCAAATTCAATGGCACAGGGCTGTCCGTTCCAGGCCATGATGAAAGAAGGCGGCTTCACTTCATTTGAAGAACGCATTGATTCCAGAAAAATCCGTAACAGAAGCAGAAGTTTCTTCGATCATTTCAGCCAGCCTACTCTATTCTATAATAGTTTAACGGATCATGAAAAGCGTCACGTTCAAAATGCATTCTCCTTTGAATTAGGGAAAGTGAAACTGGTGCCGATCCGCCAAAGAATGGTGAATATGCTGCTTGAAGTTGATAAAGAACTCGCAAATAAAGTGGGCGATCATCTTGGTCTTGTGCCGGAAAGATTGCCGCAACCGATTACAGACAGCATTCCGGCCGATGGAAAACTTGAAGATTATCACTCTTTCAAAGCTGAACTTCCTATAAGTGAAGCGCCGTCTGTAAGTATGGCGACCAAACTTCCGCAGAACATAAAAGCTAGAAGAATTGCAATTCTTACCGCCGATGGCGTTAGCGACGAAGCCTTTACAAAAGTGAAAAAAGTTCTTTGTGAAATGGATGCGTTGGTTCAGATTATCGCGCCGAGACATGGTTTCGTTACTACCGCATCCGGCGATCAGTATCCGGTTGACGACAGTTTGCTTACAACTGCTTCGGTGATATTCGATGCGGTTTATATTCCGGGCGGTGACAGCGTGAAAACTTTAATGGAACATGCAGGTGCGATCCATTTTGTTGCGGAAGCTTACAAGCACTGCAAACCGTTCGGAGCTGACGGTAATGGAGTGGATCTGTTGCAGAAAGCCATTCCTAAATTAACATTGCCTGCTGACGGAATTGTGACAGAGGGAGATTTAGACTTGTTTACAGCATCAATTATCCTTCATCGTTTCTGGGACCGCGAAATGAATCCGCTACCGGCATAG
- a CDS encoding Hemagglutinin: MTKQQFMKRIFFAFALIIVSKTQAQTWKNDEQYIQKFAAYAVEEMEKYKIPASIKLAQGLLETGGGQSRLAQIGKNHFGIKCKEDWTGKSMKHTDDAPNECFRVYDDPKESYEDHSKFLTNRKYYVNLFKLDIKDYKAWAHGLKKAGYATNPRYAYILIDKIEKNRLYEFDNTNSKEVLYTVLKMYPALRDDRIFMAQLDQSKASSKPVTVKVPYEQTSYARQQQTVEKIKTRAEILNTVLVKNHPNGGKKFVIIPEDTDLELISKKFGISESKLMKWNELDGTALKRNDVIFLEGKASDGNVATYKAKVGETMHDVSQKFGIKLSKLYSKNRMAYGQQPKSGQLIYLQGKKPKA, translated from the coding sequence TTGACCAAACAACAGTTTATGAAGAGAATATTTTTTGCATTTGCACTGATCATTGTATCGAAAACGCAGGCGCAGACCTGGAAAAACGACGAACAGTACATTCAGAAATTCGCGGCCTACGCCGTGGAGGAAATGGAAAAATACAAAATTCCGGCATCTATCAAGCTTGCACAGGGATTACTCGAAACAGGTGGCGGACAAAGTCGCCTAGCGCAGATCGGAAAAAATCATTTTGGCATAAAGTGCAAGGAAGACTGGACGGGCAAATCGATGAAGCATACCGATGACGCGCCTAACGAATGCTTCCGTGTGTATGATGATCCGAAAGAATCGTACGAAGACCATTCAAAATTTTTAACCAACCGGAAATATTATGTAAATCTTTTCAAGCTCGATATTAAAGATTACAAAGCCTGGGCACACGGCCTGAAGAAAGCCGGATACGCCACAAACCCGCGCTACGCTTACATTTTGATCGACAAGATTGAAAAAAACAGGCTCTACGAATTCGACAATACCAATTCCAAAGAAGTTTTATATACCGTTCTTAAAATGTATCCGGCTCTACGCGACGACAGGATATTTATGGCGCAGCTCGATCAGAGCAAAGCCTCTTCAAAACCCGTTACGGTTAAAGTTCCTTACGAGCAGACGTCCTACGCGAGACAGCAGCAGACGGTAGAGAAAATTAAAACCCGCGCAGAAATTCTGAACACGGTTCTGGTGAAAAACCATCCCAATGGAGGCAAAAAATTTGTAATTATTCCTGAAGATACAGACCTCGAACTGATTTCAAAAAAATTCGGAATCTCCGAAAGCAAACTGATGAAATGGAACGAACTGGACGGTACTGCACTCAAAAGAAACGACGTTATTTTCCTCGAAGGCAAAGCTTCAGACGGCAATGTGGCTACCTACAAAGCCAAAGTAGGAGAGACAATGCACGATGTTTCACAGAAATTCGGGATCAAACTCAGTAAATTATATTCCAAAAACCGCATGGCGTACGGTCAGCAGCCCAAATCTGGTCAGCTTATTTATCTTCAGGGAAAAAAGCCCAAAGCGTAA
- a CDS encoding tRNA pseudouridine synthase A, with amino-acid sequence MRYFIEFSYHGKNYFGYQIQPREITIQQELEKALSTLLRAEIKTTGAGRTDTGVHAKKMYAHFDTEIAVEDNLPYRLNSFLPQDIAVSRIFKVKDDLHARFDATFRTYEYYISLAKNPFSQDFSWQIRNRTLEIGKMNEACRILFEYEDFTSFSKLHTDNKTNNCKIYKAFWEQNGNELKFTVSADRFLRNMVRAIVGTMVEIGNGKIQPMDLRKIIEAKDRSFAGTSAPAQGLFLVDVGYDFGV; translated from the coding sequence ATGCGATATTTTATTGAATTTTCTTATCACGGCAAAAATTATTTCGGTTACCAGATTCAGCCCCGCGAAATCACGATTCAGCAGGAACTTGAAAAAGCACTTTCGACATTACTTCGTGCAGAAATTAAAACAACCGGCGCGGGAAGAACCGATACCGGCGTACACGCCAAAAAGATGTATGCGCATTTTGATACGGAAATAGCCGTGGAGGATAATCTGCCATACAGACTCAACAGTTTTCTGCCTCAGGATATTGCAGTTTCAAGAATTTTTAAAGTAAAAGACGACCTCCACGCCAGATTTGATGCTACTTTCCGCACTTACGAATACTATATTTCATTGGCTAAAAATCCTTTTTCGCAGGATTTTTCCTGGCAGATCCGCAACCGCACGCTTGAAATCGGGAAAATGAATGAGGCATGCCGAATCCTTTTCGAGTATGAAGATTTCACAAGTTTTTCTAAATTACACACCGATAATAAAACCAATAACTGCAAAATTTACAAAGCATTTTGGGAACAGAACGGGAATGAACTGAAGTTCACGGTCTCGGCTGACCGGTTTTTAAGAAATATGGTGCGTGCGATCGTCGGTACGATGGTTGAAATCGGAAACGGAAAAATTCAACCTATGGATTTAAGGAAAATTATCGAAGCAAAAGACCGCAGTTTTGCAGGCACTTCAGCACCTGCGCAGGGTCTGTTTTTAGTAGATGTTGGTTATGATTTTGGGGTTTAA
- a CDS encoding 1-aminocyclopropane-1-carboxylate deaminase, protein MIIPDTAIPIIELSLKKNIRLFIKREDLIHREISGNKYWKLFYNINNYRKLNPPKPMVITFGGAYSNHITAVSALGNEMQMRTFGIIRGEEIAQKWHENPSLSAAHSNGMELRFVTREAYRDKNTLTESLQKDFPQALIIPEGGTNEAAVEGIRHMLDEQTKSFDYLCTAVGTGGTLAGMSKFAEEHQKILGFKVVNDQSLNESVLRFSGRDNFKLINSHDGGYGKITDGNIRFINKFSEKYGIQLDPVYTGKMMKSLFELIEDDFFPDNCRILVFHTGGLQGIQGANERLKKQKRPLIKVIKS, encoded by the coding sequence ATGATCATCCCCGATACTGCCATTCCGATCATTGAATTATCTTTAAAGAAAAACATCCGGCTTTTCATTAAAAGAGAAGACCTCATCCATCGCGAGATTTCCGGCAATAAATATTGGAAACTCTTTTATAACATTAATAATTACCGCAAACTAAATCCGCCAAAGCCGATGGTCATCACTTTTGGCGGCGCTTATTCCAATCACATTACCGCCGTTTCTGCGTTGGGAAACGAAATGCAGATGAGGACATTTGGCATTATTCGGGGCGAAGAAATTGCTCAGAAATGGCATGAAAATCCATCCTTATCCGCCGCTCATTCAAACGGAATGGAGTTGAGGTTTGTCACGCGTGAGGCATATCGCGATAAGAATACCCTAACCGAAAGCCTGCAAAAAGACTTTCCCCAAGCCCTGATAATCCCGGAAGGCGGAACCAATGAAGCGGCTGTTGAAGGCATCCGGCACATGCTGGATGAGCAGACAAAAAGTTTTGATTATCTTTGCACCGCAGTGGGAACGGGCGGAACGCTCGCCGGAATGTCGAAATTTGCGGAAGAACATCAGAAAATATTGGGCTTCAAAGTGGTCAACGATCAGTCGCTGAATGAAAGTGTTCTTAGATTTTCAGGACGCGATAATTTCAAACTGATCAATTCACACGATGGTGGATATGGTAAAATAACTGACGGAAATATCCGTTTCATCAATAAATTCTCCGAAAAATATGGCATCCAGCTCGATCCTGTGTATACAGGCAAGATGATGAAAAGTCTGTTTGAACTTATTGAGGATGATTTTTTTCCCGACAACTGCAGAATACTGGTATTCCACACAGGCGGTTTACAGGGTATTCAAGGCGCAAACGAAAGGCTGAAAAAGCAGAAAAGGCCTTTAATAAAAGTAATAAAAAGTTGA
- a CDS encoding ABC-type transporter ATP-binding and permease co mponent: MRRIFKQNMKKQSTWDIIKRLFRIGMKFRSWFIITLIISVLLSVISTYRPYLTMQIVDSDIIKLRDEGLMMKHIYILVALVFGETILNFFLVYFSNFISQNVIRDIRERLYHKLIYFRTSFFDKTAVGQLVTRAVGDVETIATVYTDGFLMVFGDILRIVFVLIMMFQVDVHLSYISLAILPLMVVITRFFQKRLRKAFGDERTWTANQNSFVQERLSGMSLIQVFNRQKAEFDKFDSINITLKSALLRTVYIFSLFFPVVELISSLFIGFILFYGGYITISAGVVIAFIQYISMLIRPLRQIADRFNNIQRGIVGAERVLGVMDEDFALPNEGKVSKDKFDGKIEFKDVYFSYDENQNVLQGISFKVNPGETAAIVGATGAGKSTIISLITRLYDINSGKILLDDVDLKEYELYNLRSHIGVVLQDVFLFHGTIFENLSFGDESVTLEKIKTVAADIGVDDFIESLPGGYEYVVRERGSSISLGQRQLLSFLRAYLSDPKILILDEATSSIDHESEKLIQRATDKITKNRTSIIIAHRLSTIEKADKIIVMEHGKIVEEGKHLELLSKNGYYSTLYRSQLKHEVEESAP, from the coding sequence TTGCGCAGAATTTTTAAACAGAATATGAAGAAACAATCAACCTGGGATATTATTAAAAGGCTTTTCCGGATCGGCATGAAATTCCGCTCCTGGTTTATCATCACGTTGATTATCTCGGTTCTGCTTTCGGTGATTTCAACTTATCGGCCGTATCTCACGATGCAAATCGTGGATTCCGACATCATTAAGCTTCGCGATGAAGGCCTCATGATGAAGCATATTTACATCCTGGTTGCACTGGTTTTTGGGGAAACGATCCTTAACTTTTTCCTGGTTTATTTTTCGAATTTTATTTCCCAGAATGTAATCCGCGATATCCGCGAACGGCTTTACCATAAACTCATCTATTTCCGCACCTCATTTTTCGATAAAACGGCGGTGGGGCAGCTCGTTACACGGGCGGTTGGCGATGTAGAAACCATCGCGACGGTTTATACAGACGGTTTCTTAATGGTGTTCGGCGATATTCTGCGTATCGTTTTCGTGCTGATTATGATGTTTCAGGTTGATGTGCATCTGAGTTATATCTCACTCGCGATATTGCCGCTGATGGTTGTAATCACGCGGTTTTTCCAGAAAAGACTTCGGAAAGCATTTGGCGACGAAAGAACGTGGACTGCAAATCAGAACTCTTTTGTGCAGGAGAGACTTTCCGGCATGTCGCTTATCCAGGTTTTCAACCGGCAAAAAGCTGAGTTCGATAAATTTGATTCGATTAATATTACGTTAAAGTCAGCATTGCTGAGAACGGTCTATATATTCTCCCTGTTTTTTCCGGTGGTAGAACTTATTTCGTCGCTGTTCATCGGGTTTATTCTATTTTATGGCGGTTACATCACTATTTCTGCGGGTGTCGTCATCGCATTTATCCAGTACATCTCGATGCTGATCAGGCCTTTAAGACAAATCGCCGACCGTTTCAACAACATTCAGCGCGGTATTGTGGGCGCCGAAAGGGTACTTGGTGTGATGGATGAAGATTTTGCACTTCCTAATGAAGGTAAAGTATCAAAAGATAAATTCGACGGGAAGATTGAATTTAAGGATGTTTATTTCTCGTATGATGAAAACCAGAACGTCCTTCAGGGCATCAGTTTTAAAGTAAATCCGGGAGAAACGGCCGCCATCGTGGGGGCAACGGGCGCGGGAAAATCTACGATCATCAGTTTAATCACGAGGCTTTACGATATCAATTCAGGAAAAATTCTGTTGGATGATGTTGATTTGAAAGAATACGAGCTGTATAATCTCCGCAGCCATATCGGCGTGGTTTTGCAGGATGTATTTCTTTTTCATGGAACCATTTTCGAGAATCTTTCGTTTGGTGACGAATCGGTTACTTTAGAAAAGATAAAAACTGTTGCCGCAGATATTGGGGTCGACGATTTTATCGAAAGTCTGCCCGGGGGTTATGAATATGTTGTGCGCGAACGCGGCTCTTCAATTTCACTCGGGCAAAGGCAGCTTTTGTCGTTTTTGAGGGCATATCTGTCTGATCCGAAAATCCTGATCCTCGACGAGGCTACTTCTTCGATTGATCACGAAAGTGAAAAACTTATTCAGCGTGCGACGGATAAAATTACAAAGAACCGTACTTCCATCATCATCGCTCACCGTCTTTCCACTATTGAAAAGGCCGATAAAATAATAGTGATGGAGCACGGAAAAATTGTGGAAGAAGGCAAACACCTCGAACTCCTTAGCAAAAACGGCTATTATTCAACACTTTACAGATCGCAGCTGAAACATGAAGTGGAAGAAAGTGCGCCGTAA
- a CDS encoding Glutamate-1-semialdehyde aminotransferase encodes MLYQRSSALFEEAYKYIPGGVNSPVRAFKSVGGVPIFMKSAKGAYMTDADDNKYIDYINSWGPAILGHTHPEVLEAIKKQAESGFSYGTPSELETEIAKLIAENVPNIDQIRMVSSGTEACMSAIRLARGFTGRDKFIKFEGCYHGHSDSFLIKAGSGAATFGNPNSPGVTAGTAKDTLLARYNDIEQVEDLFRHNSGEIAAVIVEPVAGNMGCVLPENNFLQNLRKLCDENGALLIFDEVMTGFRLGFGGAQEVFNVKADLVTYGKVIGGGLPVGAFAGRNEIMDHLAPKGAVYQAGTLSGNPLAMRAGLTTLELIRKDKNFYQNVNKTTETLDFEIGKILNSKNIEHRINRKGSMMSIFFHINSVSNFDEAAQANHALFNNFFHFLLKNGVYLPPSGYETWFISDAIKEKEIDRTLEVIRQFEYS; translated from the coding sequence ATGTTATATCAAAGAAGTTCAGCTTTATTCGAAGAGGCCTACAAATATATTCCGGGCGGCGTTAATTCGCCAGTCCGTGCATTTAAATCTGTTGGCGGCGTGCCCATTTTTATGAAGTCGGCCAAAGGCGCGTACATGACCGATGCCGACGACAATAAGTACATCGATTATATCAATTCGTGGGGTCCGGCTATTTTAGGCCACACGCATCCTGAAGTTCTTGAAGCGATTAAAAAGCAGGCGGAAAGCGGCTTTTCGTACGGTACGCCGTCAGAACTCGAAACTGAGATTGCTAAACTCATTGCGGAAAATGTTCCGAATATCGATCAGATCAGAATGGTTTCTTCGGGAACCGAAGCCTGTATGAGCGCAATTCGTTTAGCCAGAGGTTTTACGGGAAGAGATAAGTTCATCAAATTCGAAGGCTGTTATCACGGTCATTCAGATTCATTTTTAATTAAAGCAGGAAGCGGCGCGGCTACATTCGGAAATCCGAATTCTCCGGGAGTTACTGCCGGCACTGCAAAAGATACTTTGCTCGCGAGATATAACGATATCGAACAGGTTGAAGATTTGTTCAGACATAATTCAGGAGAAATCGCTGCCGTAATCGTAGAACCCGTGGCCGGAAACATGGGCTGCGTGTTGCCTGAAAATAATTTCCTGCAGAATTTAAGAAAGCTGTGCGATGAAAACGGTGCTTTATTGATTTTTGATGAGGTGATGACGGGCTTTCGTCTGGGTTTTGGCGGTGCACAGGAAGTATTTAATGTAAAAGCCGATTTGGTAACCTACGGAAAAGTAATCGGCGGCGGTCTGCCGGTTGGAGCGTTTGCCGGACGAAACGAAATTATGGATCATTTGGCTCCAAAAGGCGCGGTGTATCAGGCTGGAACTTTAAGTGGAAATCCTTTAGCGATGCGCGCCGGACTTACCACTTTGGAACTCATCAGAAAGGATAAAAACTTTTATCAAAACGTCAATAAAACCACCGAAACGCTTGATTTCGAAATCGGAAAAATATTGAATTCCAAGAATATTGAGCACCGAATCAACCGTAAAGGATCGATGATGAGCATCTTTTTCCACATCAATTCTGTTTCAAATTTTGATGAAGCGGCGCAGGCAAATCACGCACTGTTCAATAATTTCTTTCATTTTTTACTTAAGAACGGAGTTTACCTTCCTCCGAGCGGGTACGAAACGTGGTTTATTTCGGATGCGATTAAAGAGAAAGAAATCGACCGTACATTAGAGGTAATCAGACAGTTTGAATATTCTTAA
- a CDS encoding Exopolyphosphatase: MIIAAIDIGSNAARLLINEVKEPKKGKPEFTKLNFLRIPLRLGIDVFAHGEIGPEREQMVIDCMRVFSGLMKVYKVEHYRACATSAMRDARNGAAIISQVKAESGIDIEIISGDQEAALVFENHIAEGLDKDFAYLYIDVGGGSTELTFYENGAMQHEHSFNIGTIRLLNNLVTDNHWKEMKEEIRKNINSKKPVVAIGSGGNINKIFSMSKTKEGKSMSIVLLRKYYKELNSLTLAERMTKFGLREDRADVLVPALEIFNKVMTWSEIEKIFVPKISVADGLIHNIYEGLRKKS, from the coding sequence ATGATTATTGCAGCCATAGATATCGGTAGTAACGCCGCACGTTTGCTCATCAACGAAGTAAAAGAACCTAAAAAAGGCAAGCCCGAATTTACAAAGCTTAATTTTCTTAGGATTCCGCTGCGACTCGGTATAGATGTTTTCGCGCACGGCGAAATCGGGCCCGAAAGAGAGCAGATGGTGATCGATTGTATGCGCGTATTCAGCGGTTTGATGAAGGTTTACAAGGTGGAGCACTACCGCGCATGCGCTACGAGTGCAATGCGCGATGCAAGAAATGGCGCCGCGATCATCTCGCAGGTAAAAGCTGAATCGGGGATCGATATTGAAATTATCTCAGGTGATCAGGAGGCAGCATTGGTTTTCGAGAACCACATTGCAGAAGGTCTTGACAAAGATTTTGCGTATCTCTATATTGATGTGGGCGGCGGCTCTACGGAACTTACATTCTACGAAAATGGTGCGATGCAGCACGAACATTCGTTCAATATCGGCACGATCAGACTGCTCAATAACCTCGTCACCGATAATCACTGGAAAGAAATGAAAGAGGAAATCCGCAAGAACATCAACAGCAAAAAGCCTGTGGTTGCAATTGGTTCGGGCGGAAACATCAATAAGATATTTTCGATGAGCAAGACTAAAGAAGGAAAATCGATGTCGATTGTTTTGCTTAGAAAATATTATAAGGAACTAAACAGCCTCACACTTGCCGAACGGATGACGAAGTTTGGACTGAGGGAAGACCGCGCGGATGTGCTGGTTCCGGCACTCGAAATATTTAATAAAGTAATGACCTGGAGCGAAATCGAGAAGATATTTGTGCCTAAAATTTCAGTTGCGGACGGCCTCATCCATAATATATATGAAGGTCTTAGGAAAAAGAGCTAA
- a CDS encoding Cytidine deaminase, which yields MEREIKITFEAIPNYEALDQTEKKLFDAASKIRDKAYAAYSHFHVGCAILLENGEIITGSNQENAAYPSGLCAERTTIFWTAANFPDVKIKKLFVIGAPKDAVSSTPIPPCGACRQSILEYEAKQKDGIEIYFASLDGEIFKTNSIRDLLPFSFDSSYL from the coding sequence ATGGAAAGAGAAATTAAAATTACTTTTGAAGCAATCCCGAATTACGAAGCGCTGGATCAGACGGAGAAAAAACTGTTTGATGCTGCCAGCAAAATCCGTGATAAAGCGTACGCTGCATACTCGCATTTCCATGTTGGTTGCGCAATTCTTCTCGAAAACGGCGAGATCATCACCGGCAGTAATCAGGAGAATGCGGCTTACCCATCGGGTTTATGTGCGGAACGCACCACGATCTTCTGGACGGCTGCCAATTTTCCGGATGTAAAAATCAAGAAGCTTTTCGTCATCGGTGCGCCGAAAGATGCAGTTTCATCTACACCCATTCCGCCATGTGGCGCATGCCGGCAGTCGATTCTGGAGTATGAGGCCAAACAAAAGGACGGCATCGAAATCTATTTTGCCTCGCTTGACGGTGAAATTTTTAAAACCAACTCAATACGAGATCTATTGCCGTTTTCATTCGATTCCTCTTATCTTTAA